One Desulfovibrio sp. genomic region harbors:
- a CDS encoding DinB family protein gives MIDLDKATLAVAGFQALLDRTPPEAVNVRVYSEAWTLSEIVGHLIDSASNNHQRFARLRLGNLDGFPGYEAETWVRAQDHDSCPFPLLSRLWTAYNGFLLHLAETIPQAALQNAWMKPEGPLTLGFLVNDYFSHLNLHAEHYAKRLDEVEAARARG, from the coding sequence ATGATCGATCTGGACAAGGCGACGTTGGCAGTGGCCGGATTTCAGGCTCTTCTGGACCGCACGCCGCCGGAGGCGGTGAACGTCCGCGTCTATTCCGAAGCCTGGACGCTCTCGGAAATAGTCGGGCATTTGATAGACTCAGCCAGTAACAACCACCAGCGCTTCGCCCGCCTGCGCCTGGGCAACCTGGACGGGTTCCCGGGCTACGAGGCCGAAACCTGGGTCCGCGCCCAGGACCACGATTCCTGCCCCTTCCCACTCCTTTCCCGTCTGTGGACCGCGTACAACGGCTTCTTGCTCCATCTGGCCGAAACCATCCCCCAGGCAGCCCTCCAGAACGCCTGGATGAAACCGGAAGGCCCGTTGACCCTGGGGTTTCTGGTCAACGACTATTTCAGCCACCTGAACCTGCACGCCGAACACTATGCCAAACGCCTGGACGAGGTGGAAGCGGCGCGGGCGCGGGGCTGA